The Vicinamibacterales bacterium genome contains a region encoding:
- a CDS encoding ATP-binding protein: MTAAGHHGGDPAISTEAFQALFEASPLPLLLTDAATGEILDANALALAACGLQPDQIRGRSVYEFGHYRDAGDRQAQMDALDGAAGAGREVQLTTSSGRRLRLLAHTSRMRLAGRACLLTAFTDVTSLGRLDEQLLAAQRMEVAGKLAGGVAHEFNNLLTVMRGHLDAMTEDAPDDPALQARVAALGRAVDQATRITSGLLTFSGRNPTPAATIDLNDALTGLKSLIAGTIGETIEIHWQLDAPEATVRMGETQIAQVVLNLALNAREAMPEGGSITIATSFEPSTLDGDAVSGPWVCLRVSDTGYGMSDDVRRRAFEPFFTTKGPGRGTGLGLPICQGIAEQASGHIEVHSAEGRGTSVQVSLPWVRPLAGSALPLATPQKPPARTGRVILLVEDEADVRMIVAEILRRAGHTVHAADGAAAAEALLDRLDTPLDLLLSDLVLPGANGVEVARRVQARHPAVPVLFISGYSEDVFAGGARVEHLLQKPFTSRELLDTIADLLAD, translated from the coding sequence ATGACGGCCGCGGGGCATCACGGCGGTGACCCGGCGATCTCGACGGAGGCCTTCCAGGCCCTGTTCGAGGCCAGCCCGCTCCCGCTGCTGCTCACCGACGCCGCCACGGGCGAGATCCTCGACGCCAACGCGTTGGCCCTCGCCGCCTGCGGCTTGCAGCCGGATCAGATCCGGGGCCGGTCGGTCTACGAGTTCGGCCACTACCGCGATGCGGGCGATCGGCAGGCGCAGATGGACGCGCTGGACGGCGCGGCGGGAGCCGGCCGCGAGGTGCAGCTGACCACGTCGTCCGGACGGCGTCTGCGGCTCCTGGCGCACACCAGCCGGATGCGGCTCGCCGGGCGCGCCTGCCTCCTCACGGCGTTCACCGACGTCACCAGCCTCGGGCGCCTGGACGAGCAGCTCCTGGCGGCGCAGCGCATGGAAGTGGCGGGCAAGCTGGCGGGCGGCGTCGCGCACGAGTTCAACAACCTGCTGACGGTGATGCGGGGCCACCTCGACGCCATGACCGAGGACGCACCGGACGATCCGGCGCTGCAGGCGCGCGTCGCCGCGCTCGGACGCGCGGTGGACCAGGCCACGCGGATCACGTCGGGCCTGCTCACCTTCTCCGGCCGCAACCCGACCCCGGCCGCCACGATCGACCTGAACGACGCCCTCACGGGCCTGAAGTCGCTCATCGCGGGCACCATCGGGGAGACGATCGAAATCCATTGGCAGCTCGACGCGCCGGAGGCGACGGTGCGCATGGGCGAGACCCAGATCGCCCAGGTGGTCCTGAACCTGGCCCTGAACGCCCGCGAGGCGATGCCCGAGGGCGGCAGCATCACGATCGCCACCTCCTTCGAGCCCTCCACCCTCGACGGCGACGCGGTGTCGGGCCCCTGGGTGTGCCTCAGGGTGTCGGACACGGGCTACGGCATGTCGGACGACGTCCGGCGTCGTGCGTTCGAGCCCTTCTTCACCACGAAGGGTCCGGGCCGCGGCACGGGCCTGGGCCTGCCGATCTGCCAGGGCATCGCGGAACAGGCGAGCGGACACATCGAGGTGCACTCGGCGGAAGGCCGGGGCACGTCCGTGCAGGTCTCCCTGCCGTGGGTCCGGCCCCTGGCCGGGAGCGCCCTGCCCCTGGCGACACCCCAGAAGCCGCCGGCCCGCACGGGCCGGGTGATCCTGCTGGTCGAGGACGAGGCCGACGTCCGGATGATCGTGGCGGAGATCCTCCGCCGCGCCGGACACACGGTGCACGCGGCCGACGGCGCCGCGGCGGCCGAAGCGCTGCTCGACCGGCTCGACACGCCGCTCGACCTCCTGCTGAGCGACCTGGTCCTGCCCGGGGCCAACGGCGTCGAAGTGGCGCGGCGCGTCCAGGCCCGCCATCCCGCGGTGCCGGTCCTGTTCATCTCGGGCTATTCGGAGGACGTCTTCGCCGGCGGCGCCCGCGTGGAACACCTGCTGCAGAAGCCGTTCACGTCGCGGGAGCTGCTCGACACGATCGCCGACCTGCTCGCGGACTGA
- a CDS encoding EAL domain-containing protein gives MSVTTDQFHVARQPILDARQQVFGYELLYRANAEDQSAADDGVNRSAKVIGDALLGIGFEALTDGRHAFINLDIHTLLADASGVLDPDQVVLEILESVDVTPEVESMCASLKDRGYAIALDDFVPGSPAEKLVPLARFVKLDVLALGRATLPATIKRLLGAGVTVVAEKVETEEIFQLAKGAGCSLFQGYYFCRPVTFSGKALPANQLAQIQLVAALNQPSVSLGTIEDLLKRDASLSYRVLRSVNSAGFGLRREIHSIREALLLLGLDQVRKWSSIWALAGLNRGPSELVTMTVIRARCCELIGRALDRPDGGAAFFLLGLCSLLDVLLGHPMDQVVKDLPLDPEVEAALTGGTNEARRVLDAVVQYEHGQWDKADETIATLGLPDGTLPESYADALVWARTLTQMSKQG, from the coding sequence ATGAGCGTCACCACTGACCAGTTCCACGTCGCGCGCCAACCAATCCTGGACGCCCGTCAGCAGGTCTTCGGCTACGAGCTCCTGTATCGCGCCAATGCCGAGGATCAGTCGGCCGCCGACGACGGCGTCAACCGATCGGCCAAGGTCATCGGCGACGCCCTGCTCGGCATCGGCTTCGAGGCCCTGACCGACGGCCGGCACGCCTTCATCAACCTCGACATCCACACGCTGCTGGCCGACGCCAGCGGCGTCCTCGACCCGGACCAGGTCGTCCTCGAGATCCTCGAATCGGTGGACGTCACGCCCGAGGTCGAGTCGATGTGCGCGTCGCTCAAGGACCGCGGCTACGCCATCGCCCTCGACGACTTCGTGCCGGGTTCGCCCGCCGAGAAGCTGGTGCCGCTCGCGCGGTTCGTGAAGCTCGACGTGCTGGCGCTCGGCCGCGCGACGCTCCCCGCCACGATCAAGCGGCTGCTCGGCGCCGGCGTGACCGTGGTGGCTGAGAAGGTCGAGACGGAAGAGATCTTCCAGCTCGCGAAGGGCGCGGGCTGCTCGCTCTTCCAGGGCTACTACTTCTGCCGCCCCGTCACCTTCTCGGGCAAGGCGCTGCCGGCGAACCAGCTGGCGCAGATCCAGCTCGTGGCGGCCCTCAACCAGCCCTCGGTCTCCCTGGGGACGATCGAGGACCTGCTGAAGCGCGACGCGTCGCTCTCCTATCGTGTGCTGCGGTCGGTGAACTCCGCCGGGTTCGGTCTGCGGCGCGAGATCCACTCCATCCGCGAGGCGCTGCTCCTGCTGGGCCTCGACCAGGTGCGCAAGTGGAGCTCGATCTGGGCCCTGGCAGGCCTGAACCGCGGACCGTCGGAACTGGTGACGATGACGGTCATCCGCGCCCGCTGCTGCGAGCTCATCGGGCGGGCCCTCGACAGGCCCGACGGCGGGGCCGCCTTCTTCCTGCTGGGCCTCTGCTCCCTGCTCGACGTCCTGCTGGGCCACCCCATGGACCAGGTCGTGAAGGACCTGCCGCTGGACCCCGAAGTGGAGGCCGCGCTGACCGGCGGGACCAACGAGGCGCGCCGCGTGCTCGACGCCGTCGTCCAGTACGAGCACGGCCAGTGGGACAAGGCCGACGAGACGATCGCCACGCTGGGCCTGCCGGACGGCACCCTGCCCGAGTCCTACGCGGACGCCCTCGTCTGGGCACGGACCCTGACCCAGATGAGCAAGCAGGGCTGA
- a CDS encoding response regulator, translating into MNSSSPGRRAAPPAASRTVLVAGGGADLLTPLARLLDNQGCLLDAVDEAGATLPALVARVPDAIVLVDAPPRLDAVALARRLRAHNSLRRTPVAVLADVPVPGPSEADVLPPDAPATAVAAWVAARLPADASPEEQLRITLARADDERPAVTGVDVDAVSWRRLFDHLPHGAAVLDRNGIVMDANQAFATLLGLASAEACRGQHLLQLFPAPRAAEGPPEAGVPMLSATVEVGGAAVPVDLAFTPAGTGDSRRVFVTVTDQRWRKAATDALQANHDLTEQLRRSQKIGALGRLAGGVAHDFNNLLQVIGGYAETLGAEGLEHSARRRLLQRIQRATDRATSLTRQLLAFGRRQVLVPQVLDLNVTVLSLEHMLGRVIGEDIQFVSTLASDLNRVKVDPGQIEQVLLNLAINARDAMSEGGALEIATANFPLDRDWSHPSLPVPVPAGDWVLLSVADTGCGMDPDTAGQAFEPFFTTKDASHGSGLGLSMVYGIVKQSGGFTWIDTAPGAGTSVHVLLPAVQEALAPTARDEAAPHGRADTRGGTVLLVEDDPEVRTLFTTFLRDAGYEVREAADGEEALQIFERFGADIDVVMTDVVMPNVSGPSLASALRARKPDIRVLFVSGYTDQLQIDGKDPLAGHVAKPVTRGVLLKHVATLLGHTPP; encoded by the coding sequence GTGAACAGTTCTTCTCCGGGCCGGCGCGCCGCCCCTCCCGCGGCCAGCCGGACGGTGCTCGTGGCCGGGGGTGGGGCCGACCTGCTCACCCCCCTGGCCCGGCTGCTCGACAACCAGGGCTGTCTGCTCGACGCCGTCGACGAGGCCGGCGCGACCTTGCCGGCGCTCGTGGCCCGGGTGCCCGACGCCATCGTCCTCGTCGACGCTCCCCCGCGGCTCGATGCCGTGGCCCTCGCCCGCCGGCTGCGGGCCCACAACAGCCTCAGGCGGACGCCCGTCGCGGTGCTGGCCGACGTGCCGGTCCCCGGCCCGTCGGAGGCGGACGTGCTGCCGCCGGACGCCCCGGCCACGGCCGTCGCGGCCTGGGTGGCCGCGCGCCTCCCGGCGGACGCCTCGCCCGAAGAGCAGCTCCGCATCACGCTGGCGCGCGCCGACGACGAACGGCCCGCCGTCACCGGCGTGGACGTGGACGCCGTGTCGTGGCGGCGTCTCTTCGATCACCTGCCGCACGGCGCCGCCGTCCTGGACCGCAACGGGATCGTGATGGACGCCAACCAGGCGTTCGCGACCCTGCTGGGGCTCGCGTCCGCCGAGGCCTGCCGCGGCCAGCACCTGCTGCAGCTCTTCCCGGCGCCGCGCGCGGCCGAGGGGCCGCCGGAGGCCGGCGTCCCGATGTTGTCGGCCACCGTCGAGGTGGGCGGCGCCGCCGTGCCGGTCGACCTCGCCTTCACGCCGGCCGGCACCGGCGACTCGCGCCGCGTGTTCGTGACCGTCACCGACCAGCGCTGGCGCAAGGCCGCCACCGACGCCCTCCAGGCGAACCACGACCTCACCGAGCAGCTGCGCCGCTCCCAGAAGATCGGGGCCCTGGGCCGGCTGGCCGGCGGCGTGGCGCACGACTTCAACAACCTGCTGCAGGTGATCGGCGGCTACGCGGAGACGCTCGGGGCCGAGGGGCTCGAGCACTCGGCGCGCCGCCGCCTCCTCCAGCGCATCCAGCGCGCCACCGACCGCGCCACCTCGCTCACGCGCCAGCTGCTGGCCTTCGGCCGCCGCCAGGTGCTCGTGCCGCAGGTGCTCGACCTGAACGTGACGGTGCTGTCGCTCGAGCACATGCTGGGCCGCGTGATCGGCGAGGACATCCAGTTCGTGAGCACGCTGGCCTCGGACCTGAACCGCGTGAAGGTCGATCCGGGCCAGATCGAACAGGTGCTCCTGAACCTGGCCATCAACGCCCGCGACGCCATGTCCGAGGGCGGAGCGCTGGAGATCGCCACCGCCAACTTCCCGCTCGACCGCGACTGGAGCCATCCCTCCCTCCCCGTGCCGGTGCCGGCCGGGGACTGGGTGCTGCTCTCGGTGGCCGACACGGGCTGCGGCATGGACCCCGACACGGCCGGCCAGGCCTTCGAGCCGTTCTTCACGACCAAGGACGCGAGCCACGGCAGCGGCCTGGGCCTGTCGATGGTCTACGGCATCGTGAAGCAGAGCGGCGGCTTCACGTGGATCGACACCGCGCCCGGGGCCGGGACGAGCGTGCACGTGCTCCTGCCCGCGGTGCAGGAGGCCCTGGCGCCCACGGCCCGCGACGAAGCCGCCCCGCACGGGCGCGCGGACACCCGGGGCGGCACGGTCCTGCTCGTCGAGGACGATCCCGAGGTGCGCACGCTCTTCACCACGTTCCTGCGCGACGCGGGCTACGAGGTGCGCGAGGCCGCCGACGGCGAGGAAGCACTCCAGATCTTCGAGCGCTTCGGCGCCGACATCGACGTGGTCATGACCGACGTCGTCATGCCCAACGTGAGCGGCCCGTCGCTGGCCAGCGCCCTGCGGGCGCGCAAGCCCGACATCCGGGTGCTGTTCGTCTCCGGCTACACCGATCAGCTGCAGATTGACGGCAAGGATCCCCTGGCCGGCCACGTCGCCAAGCCCGTCACGCGCGGGGTGCTCCTGAAGCACGTGGCGACGCTGCTGGGCCACACGCCGCCCTGA